A stretch of DNA from Vanacampus margaritifer isolate UIUO_Vmar chromosome 1, RoL_Vmar_1.0, whole genome shotgun sequence:
GCACTTGTGCTGCCCACAACAAAGGCCACCCTAAAatcattcaatcaatcaatcaatcaaactttattaactcagtgtttttcatacataaaaatgcatCTTATGTATATTTATCACACAGTACAATGGCACAGAGGGTTCGAATGAGGGAGTGTGCAATTGACATATTTTGAGGCCCGCCGTTGTGCCGTTCATCCACAACCATCACCTCATGTTGCAGTTTAAAACGCATGGCCCCATGTTGCAAGGATCTGTACTAGGGATGCACAGAAATGAaaaattttgaaatgaaaaaaaaaaaaaacgaaaatgagaaacgcttggccgaaaaccgaaatgaccccccccccccaaaaaaaatatatatattaggggtgtgaattgtctagtacctggcaattcgattcgtatcacgattcataggtcacgattcgattcgatacagattaatcccgatacgaatctataaacagggatgtgatttttccgctaattcgcggaattccgctttttttatctcccccccccccaaaaaaaaaaatcagatttatttatttttttttttatttatatattttttttttagtagttcattgtgtatgcgcatgactccgacagataacatcttctgctataacaaagacatttgtggtatgctctaatatgagttacttttcatttggtcatgatacaattatttgttcatgaaatttgaactcttcaacattatttatgtgttaacttagtaatcacattagttagatatgatgatattctcagtgatagtttttaaaagcaaaggcagtccaatgtttttgaatgtgactgattttgagttgactaaaactgccattttatatgggatagttcaatatacattgaaaatttatgctgttgttttgtctatttctttgtcatgtgagtgcattgaaagtacttaaaaacacggaaaacccatgagctccggggggcgaaTTGtccccctggacctagctgggtgccggcggcccccagacccccggctaaattttcagataatttcactttggtcaaatcacatccctgtataaattgattattgcggaaaaaaatttaaacttttaGAAAATTCTAATCAttaaacttgtacatgcacactgtaagatttgtatgaaaatgtatttatttatcggaaaattcaggcttataactgagccactgtatttaacaaacagcactgaaataaaatattaaggcttaatgttccattaatataacattcttccatccttaatgtgtgaatcctaaccctatgtaagacgttttgttgaatattcccataaaaaattgatgtttaaaaatagatttggccgcatatcgaatcgattcaagaattgtgcgctgtaatatcgcgatatattgccaaatcgattttgtttcagttatgtaaaataaatacagacaaAGGAAACAGCCGTCGTGTTGCTTATCAACGAGGGCTTTATTAGCATTTCAGCAGCAAACAATTTGCTATGACACTTCAGTTGCAAAATAACAAGTTTGATCGCTGTAAGCTAGGGCGTAGttgctacacgcacacacttgccttGTGTTGTCGCACACACCATACAGAGATCACGATATTGCTTTCCGCTAACACTTTGTGCCGTTGCCATTACCATTATTACTCGCTGATTTGAGATAGCATCGACCGAGTTAGCCTCAAGACGCTAGCCTTCGGCTACTGCTCATGAATTAACATTGAGGCGGAACGCTCACCCCGCCGTTTAATTTATAcatacgcttgcttgcagcagtTTTTTTCGCTTGCgttaccacaacatcctatttcggtCATATTTTTTCCGCTCCAATTTTATTTCGGTCGAATGCcgaaaaatgcatatttttctcattttcggcccaaaattttcggtggccgaatattcggtgcatcactaatcaGTACATAATTCACGGTTCTAAAGTGAACCATATTCAGTGTATTGAACTTGAACAGCTTCCATTTGgtttaaatacacacacatgaggCCATcctcgtttaaagcaatcagCGATCATGAAGGGGCGGGAGGGAGGGGGCTCCGATTGGCACTCATGcagatatttgtgtgtgtgcttctttGTCCCTCTTCCTGTCTCTCAGTGTGTGAGGCGGGGTTCACCAACACAGACGGTGTGGACAGAATAAATACGTTAAGAACTTTATGATGACCAGATTATTAGTCATTCATCAGTCAATtgtgccacaaaaaaaaccccaataaGCTAAACTATAGGGCAGCCAGTACAGAAAGTTCGTCTCGACAAGAGCCCTGACACAATTCCTGGAAGTTGAAAACATCCCATTTCAATATATGCATATGTTATGCCTGCCAGGTTGCCAATGCCAAATGATCTCAGCAACAGATTACTAACACAGATTGAGGCaaatttgtgaacaatatttgagaaaatacattttagctcGAGCAAAAACCGAAGGGTTGCATTGACAGCTTCTTCCCTTTTCATCGCCTGAActgttgttgactgaagatcTGGTTTTTGCTGTCAGGCGGCCTCTTCCGTGGGCGGTGAGCGCACATCCCAAGCGAAAGGTCGAGGACGTGCGACCCATCTTCTGGGCATCCAGGCCCAAGAGCTACATCTATAGAACGCAGGAATGGGATGAGTTTCCAAATGGCAGATGGTAAGATGTTTGACACTTTGCTTTCATTTAGGGAGGAGACAAAAGGAATATGGTTTATTATTGATTGCTTTCCGTAAAGGATAAAAGCCTATGTCGGCAAACGGATGAAAGGTCACGCTGTTGTTGATTTTCCTACTAGGGGTAACTCCTCATCTCCGGCTTTTGGTGAGTTAAATGATTACTACTTGTTCTACTTGAAGAGCAAGTCATCCAAAGACGCCCTGCTGGAGATGTGGGGAGAGGAGCTGAAGAATGAGGCGAGCGTCTACGAGGTCTTTACCTGCTACATCACCGCTCAGACAAATCAAAACGGGCACAAGGTAGATGTCGTTCCCTCTTTGTATGTGTATGGCTAGCTAGCAAAACGTGCGTCGCTACCTTAATGAGAGTTTAAGTtgtaaagggggaaaaaaagagtatatTGTGACTAGGAGTGTGACGATATATCCATATCGCGATAAATCGTGATACTTTGTCTCCTGATAGATTATCGATTCGCCTTCGCAAGTATCGCGATATTTGTaggtaactcattcactgccattgacggctatagacgtcaaaaattcatttgaactatttctattagtttaacttccccccccccccacttttgttaacaagagtatgaaaacctaggaaaaaaatattgtacatttagaacagatataacatttgtgattaataatgagttaactattaaagtcatgtgattcattacaattaaaaattgtaatcgcctgctgcccctgatttaaaaaagaaatcttaaaaaaaaagattattaaaaaaatgtctaggttttcatactcatactCATACTCTTCATACTGTTAGATTATAGATTCGCCTTCGCAAGTATCGCGATATTTGTaggtaactcattcactgccattgacggctatagacgtcaaaaattaatttgaactatttctattagtttaacttttttcccccacttttgttaacaagagtatgaaaacctaggaaaaaaatattgtacatttagaacagatataaagtttgtgattaatcgtgagttaactattaaagtcatgcgattaattacaattaaaaatggtaatcgcctgccgcccctaatttttaacaattttttctttaaaaaataaataaatatattatttaaaaaaaaaaaagtctaggttttcatactcttgctaacaaaagtgggaaaaaaatgttaaactaatagaaattgttcaaattaatttttgacatcaatggcagtgaatgagttaatatacagccactataacggctccattgttcattacttattgagcaattacttgGCAGGCCACTAGGGGGAGCGCCTCATAAGAATGGCGGGGAAATGTATGGAAGTCTTCAGGCGAAGAAGACTCATGAGCTTACTTTTACTTATGTAAAACTTTTATTATCTGTCAAGCAACTGACTCAAAAACGACTTTTTGCAGCACACAATTTCTGAGGAATGttaatattgatttttattggatttaatatttaagtaatttcatttatttactttggaATGTTACAGtacagtttataaaatgaaacaattcactatgtaactgacaatagtgtttaagaaagacacaaatttgttggcagaaagtggtctctgttaagaagacatttgtatttgtttaaaaaaaaaaatacacttaagtactcactgtgaagaagacaccagttttaatatttttgtttcaatgatggtacaaaaagaaacgattttctcattgaaaaaacatcaatttatgTCTTGAGTAGTTTTATCGTAGATTATCGTGAATTTATTACCTGACCAATATATCGATAATCGCGGTATCGTCATTTCGCGAGATCATCGTTAAGCCTTGTATTgcatatcgtatcgtgagggtACCCAGAGCTTCCCACCCCTAATTGTGATACCCacgcatgtgggcaaggagagacAGATTCTCTGATGCACTtttgcatgtttattgaacaggaCAAACACATTGATGCAACAAATATCACAGGGCTCTTGATAGCGTAAATATGCTTGAAGCACGGAGCGGGCCGTGCTTCGTCCACACAAACCGAACACTAAGCGTTCCTTTTTGTCAGGTGATGTGCTTGCCGTGGAATGACGAGCCTCTGGCCCAGGAAACCAACCTACTGAAGGATGAACTGGAGAAAGTGAACAGACGAGGCGTGCTCACCATCAACTCGCAGCCCAACATTAACGGCAAACCCTCCACGGACCCAATAGTGGGCTGGGGCCCTCCCGGAGGTTACGTCTTTCAGAAAGTACGAAGACTTTGTGTTTGCCGCAGTATCTTCAAATGAAATGTTGCTCACATACGACATGTCCACCATTTCTACCCAACAGGCCTATCTGGAGTTCTTCACCTCCAGCGAAAACGTGTCTGCTCTCCTGGAAGTACTGAAGAAGTATGAACCCCGCGTCAACTACCACATTGTTAACGTGCACGTAAGttgaaacaggaagtggcgCCTTTTCCGATTTGTCCGGGTCCACGCGTAACCACAGATTTTGCGCACAAAGGGTCGTAACCTCACCAACGCTCCGGACATGCAACCTAATGCCGTCACGTGGGGGATATTCCCCGGCAGGGAGATCGTTCAGCCCACCATCGTGGACCCGGTCAGCTTTATGTTCTGGAAGGTACCAACACGAGCGTCAGATATTTCCAAATTCTACACGGATGCTTCATGTTGCCTATAACAAACTTGATCCTGATGTTTCTTCAGGATGAGGCCTTCGCCTTGTGGATCGAGCAGTGGGCCAAACTGTACGAAGACGAGTCGCCTTCTCGGATGATCATCAAATATATTCATGATAACTACTTCCTGGTCAATCTGGTGGACAACGACTTCCCATTGGACAACTGTCTGTGGCAAGTGATCGACGACATGTTTGAACAGCTCGATGCTTCTCCACAGTCGCCGCCCCATGAAATGTCATCATAGTCTGAtgagaatgtttttttacaggacacaaaaaaaaagcacccctAAGCTATTTTGGAATGCTGCTattagaaagaaaatgtttactttacaatattttttagccagtgtttgctttattttgtaCTTAAACAATTTTAGCCAGAAAGACAGAAATGAAGAACTTTATAATTGTCATATACTGTTATTTGTATATTTCATTACTTTCATCCATGTTActctgtttgtttttagttgtttttgtgtgttttttagttTCCATTTACTGAGCTCAgtttttttaactgcacattGGAAACCACCGTCAAATGTGGTTTTAATTGTAATACTAAAGTGTGCCATTGTGCGTAAAAACCTATTGcatattaaagtaaaaaaaaaaaagaagagttttgtgtgtgtgtgttatcagaATTTTTGCACTTCTCATCACACCCCAGTGGCCCGACACACCCACATAGTGGCCTGCTTTATGTACAACCCTGATAGTGCTCGACCCcagtttaagttttttttccccgttattaactcattcactgccattgacggctatagacgtcaaagattcatttgaactatttctattagtttaacttttttttcatttttgttaacaagagtatgaaaacctagattttttaaaaattgtgtttAGAACAGTTATTGCacttagaacaggtataaattttgtgattaattgtgaattaactactcaagtcatgcgattaattatgattaaaaattgtaattgcatgacgcccctaatttttaattatcttttttctttttttaaatcaccacaggcgattaaatttttttattgtagttaattgcttgacttcactagttgactcatgattaatcacaaattttatatctgttctaaatgtacaataacaattttttctaggttttcatacttttgttaacaaaagtggaaaaaaaaattatactaatagaaatagttaaaaaaatatttatttttttcgtctatagccgtcaatggcagtgaatgagttaagatgaaaATGGTGTGATTCACAAAGTTTGCATTGTCCAATGAGTAACCTCTCAAACAATTACAGATAACCAATGAGTTAAGATGAAAATGGTGTGATTCACAAAGTTTGCATTGTCCAATGAGTAACCTCTCAAACAATTACAGATAACCAAGAGCCACTTCAGGGctagtatatttattttcattcatgggACTGTCATGTATTTGTGCGATTGGTTAAACACCAGCCCTTCTACCTTTTAGCACCAAAACTGAGCAGAACGTATGAGTCTACCCAGTTTGACTGtatgaactaaaaaaatatttgggccTAACAACCAGATGAACTGAGATTAAAATATGTACCCCAAAGAAGGAAATACAAGCACAGTTTTCAAAGGTCAGGATCATCTCTGAGTGTGTTGAACTCTTCAGCGGCCGAGTATTTATTCGCACTGCGACCAGTTGATTGTCGAAACCCTGCGGAAATCTCATCAAAGGTGCGTCCTTTGGTTTCGGGCACCTTGAAGTAGGTGAAGATGAAGAAGCCCAGCAGGAAAAcagtgaagatgatgaagacgtAAGGGCCACAGAGTTGCTGAAAGGAGACAAATGCAAATATTCAAGTTCACACAGTACAGCACAGCACAGAAAACCGTGAAAGTCTTCATCAGCAGTATTTCAGTTGAATCAAAAGTAGTCAACCGGAAAGTATTGGAGCCAAGTAACTTGATTCTAGAGAAGTGAATGAGCAGAAAAGGCTGGagtttaaagctactgaacgcagaAAAATAGAAGTTCCAGAGCCGtatttgaatcgctactgccacctgtggccgaaaaatgaaactgaacATTATGAACAGCggagctaaggtgttaatctactaattaaaaaatgtttcagtcgtaaatggtttaaaaaaaaaaaaaggctattggaaagattttttggagcaaattgttacaaagtgcagcttTAAATAAAATCTTGCCTGTACAGAAGCTCAAATGGTCCTataaattattaactcattcactgccataaattcattaaaaaaaaaaaaagattattaaaaattaggggtgacaggcgattaaaatgtttaattgtaactaatcgcatgacttctctagttaactcacgattaatcacaaaatttatatctgttttaaatgtacaataaaaaaatttctaagttttcatactcttgttaacaaaagtgaaaaaaaatgtttaactaatagaaattgtttaaatattttttttacgtttatagccgtcaatggcagtgaatgaataaaaaaaaaagaaaacgtaaaAATTTGGgccgtcgggcgattaaaatttgtaatcataattaatcgcatgacttcactagttaactcacacattttatatctgttctaaatggacaataacaaaagtgggaaaaaatgtgaaactaatagaaatagttcaaataattttttgacgtttatagccgccaatggcagtgaatgagttaatactctAACATCTGTTTCACTATTTTATTgcataataattatttattttttaatcaggttTGTATCTGATGATTAGTCCATCCTATTGATTTTCATCCGTGCCGCATTTAGCGTGATAGACAAGCGACAGAATTCTtattgagaaaaaacaacaaccttaccTCAATATATGGAAAGCTCATGCCGACGGCAAAATTGGCAGACCAGTTAGAGAAGCCAGCGACTGCGAAGGCAGCAGGCCGTGGCCCCTGACTGAAGAGCTCTGCCACAATGAACCATGGGATGGGGCCAGGGCCGATTTCAAAAAAGGCTACAAAGCTAAGGATGGCCACGATGCTCACATAGGACATCCAGCTGTATTGATCCTGCGGGGAACAGCAACTTTCAGTAGGAATCACACCACAGTTGTCaccatgatttattttttttaaacgttggaATTAACATATCACAAAGTAACAGCAGTCCCTGCAATGAAAACATAATGACATCATTTCATACACTTACCAACAAGGCCATAGCAAGGGTTAGAGCAACTGCAGAAATTGCCATTCCCATTAAACCGGTCAGGTGGAGGGGCCTTCTGCCCACTCGCTCCACCACAAACAACTGCGGAAAAACACAGCGTTATACTCCTCAACTGAAGCTATTccattttcccaaaatgttGTGACTTACAGAAACGACTGTGAAGGCTGTATTTACTATTCCTGCTCCGATGGTTGCATAGACAGGCTGGGACACACCTGCCTTTGCAAAGATTCCCGTTGAATAGTAGAACACCTAAAGGGGGAGGACAAGAAAGGAATTGAggatgtttatatttatttatttattattgcagTGTTAGTAGAGTTCACCAAAATATCAAAACAGGAGAATTCAATGTACTTATAAATTGAGTGTAAATGCTGAAAATGTGATGCCAAACTGAAAAGTTGTACAATTAATTGGAATTTTTAAAATGCAGAATGTATGATTTGGAACATTTAAGTTAACAGTTACATAGAAAGATGTCAAGCCGTGGAGTCAATGCTAAAGCAGATCAATATGACTTGTACATCTTGCcgagtgctgtcaaagttaaagcgttacttaactcattgcttcatcacaaaaaaatattgcattaatcatagtattaatacagattaatcacactattaattttgacggcagatggttacgttaacggtagcgcaggttgtgtttgagcgataaacataactacatacattaaagtaaagcattaataaatgtttgacgttcagaatatttgttcatgtcaaaatattgaggtcaggtttttttttttttacattttacaagtaattaactgcttagaaaaagaggaggatgagcgtgtgcagtggatcaaaacattttgaagacgtcctcataacattaaatgtagaaataacatacaggtgctcttcaaatttggcaagaaaaaaatattgtgattaatcaaaattctaaaatgtgattaatcagattttttttttaaagaaagaaaaaatgggTAATGGTTTGGCCACCTCAAATTTTTTGAGAATTTGTGGGAAAACTAGCATTGTCACCGTTGGTATGCAAATTTAGCAATATAGCAACATAAGTATAATGCTAAGTCCACTTGACAAGGATTGGACATCTTGTCCATGTATTGAGTTTCACATGAGAGTTGATTGATGCTAACACAGCAGGCTCGCAAAAGTTCTAAGGCATATTGATGATTATTTCGACACCGTTCCCAGTAGTCAagtaatatttcaaatgagaatgaaagaaaaaaacaaagcaagcgGGGTAGAGAATTTGCTAAGGCCAACTGTTACAGATTGTATATCTTTCCTTATAGCCGTGTCCTAATTCCCATGGGAAACCATCCTCAATCATTTATTAAAGCAAGAGTTCATACAAATAAGAACACaccagtacaaaaaaaaggaaaaacagatACTGTGCATACATATTTCACGAATGCAATCTAACCTTGGAGTTAAATCTATAACTGCTTTTAATGCTGACCGTGCAGTGCTTCTACTATGAAGTGATCAAATGCAGACATTTAGCCAGCTAAGCAGTTGTTAGCTATTAAAATATTAACAGTTGCTATGCTAATGTATAGCGAGATAGCAAAATGGAGAAACAAAATGGAATGAAACCCGAATTAAAGTTATGCCGAAATCACTTGCAATTTTTTGGTCAGCTAATTTTCTTCATTAAAACATTATGACCTTATAACTACGTACTTACTTCTACATACTGCGAAATTGCTGTGTTGCTACCTCTGCCATTAAGCACGAGAGGTATTGTTTTGATCACCATGTGATCAGGTTAACGGATTAATGAGGTTGCAAAATCAATATAAACAATtgattattttgctttttttccccctcattacAGCACACTATCATTTGGCACAAGTGGTGCAGTGTTCAACCAGATCCAGCAGATAGAGCTGCACCTTCATGCTTTATGCAATTCAATTGGACTGTGGAGTTTACATTGAAATGGTAGAAGCTGACggctgattggacaaaaatttaaaataaataaataaattccacaTACACGTACTTTAAAGCAGTGCTGCCAAGAAAACATGctatgaaaaatatatacaatttaaTGGAGCAAATATTATaatttaggttgtaaatgtaggtccgAGCTTTTGATACCGCCCACCACTGGTGTTTGGTcgtttggccttggtggaggtccaCACTTCACTGACTAGCACTAGTCTGACACTGCTACTAAATATCAGGTTTCCTTCAGGATTAATAATGTAGCACAAAGCTGAACTCGTCTTTATTTAGCAGAATGGCATGCactaatgtactgtatgtcaatCCCTCCACTTTCTATACTATTTCTCCTGTTCAGGGTTACACAGAAGCTGGAGTCAATCCCATACGACTTGATGTTTGATGCCCAAGGCAGTGATCGCATGGCGCCGAATAGAACATAAACGTTGCCAGCCAACTTACAGCGTTGATCCCAGACAGCTGCTGCGAGAGCTGCAACATCACAGCAACAAGGATGGGCTGGCGATAAACGGGAGAACGCAAGATCTCCAATATCGTCACTTTTTTCTCCGCCATCATCTGCCGGCTCTCTTCCTTCATCTCCGTCATGTCCTCGTTCACGTTGTCGGTGCCTCGCAGCTTCACTAACACTGCAAAATGAGAGGAAAGTGCACATTTGAATATGGATACATTTAAgttagatttaaaataaattaaaattagtgcgttaattaaaattaaaattagtgcattaattttgagttaatttaacgtTTCTTTGTCaacgcgtgattaatgaccgccccttacttggcaAGCCTGTACAGgcggaattccagtcacaatgcagcagacacgcccacgtcaaaatttagcagttataaatttaataataatgcatttatttattgagaTTGAGGTTGtatttcattaattttattttttaattaatttttttaaattaattttattattatatatttttttatttttgttattttatttttatttatttgaaaaatgtgcacaattttacaagttacttcatgttaaagattagatagatcttaatatgaaaagaaaatgcactgagctgtcaccatcgtcttacaaatgcaattatgccacctagtggcagaaaaatgacctcaacacaaatcaatatcacacttgtttttacagtacagtacatatttttaatttgacctcagttttatgaattactatgaaattactgtatcaataactaaaatatgcaacttaattacttttatgttaacaagagtatgaatcttagaaaaaaatatttctattgtacattttattgtactattagaacagatataaaatttgcgtttaatcgtgagttaactattcaagtcttgtgaaaaaaataatcatctgacacccctaattttttatatttttagtcGAAGATGAATTGTCCTGtgtgattaaaaatgacaagttgtgtgtgcaatgtgcaaaaaaaaaaattctagtatGGGTAACTGTGAAGATCTAA
This window harbors:
- the LOC144060646 gene encoding solute carrier family 2, facilitated glucose transporter member 1-like isoform X1, yielding MECFGEVTPQLMMAASTAVIGSLQFGYNTGVINAPQNIIENFYNETWTSRFSEPISQTTLTALWSLSVAIFSVGGMFGSFSVGLFVNRFGRRNSMLMANVLALIAALLMGFSKMAASWELLIIGRFVVGLYSGLSTGFVPMYVEEISPTSLRGAMGTLHQLGVVIGILLAQILGIESIMGNDSLWPVLLGFTLLPAIVQSVLLPFCPESPRYLLINCNEESKANNVLVKLRGTDNVNEDMTEMKEESRQMMAEKKVTILEILRSPVYRQPILVAVMLQLSQQLSGINAVFYYSTGIFAKAGVSQPVYATIGAGIVNTAFTVVSLFVVERVGRRPLHLTGLMGMAISAVALTLAMALLDQYSWMSYVSIVAILSFVAFFEIGPGPIPWFIVAELFSQGPRPAAFAVAGFSNWSANFAVGMSFPYIEQLCGPYVFIIFTVFLLGFFIFTYFKVPETKGRTFDEISAGFRQSTGRSANKYSAAEEFNTLRDDPDL
- the LOC144060646 gene encoding solute carrier family 2, facilitated glucose transporter member 1-like isoform X2, which produces MMAASTAVIGSLQFGYNTGVINAPQNIIENFYNETWTSRFSEPISQTTLTALWSLSVAIFSVGGMFGSFSVGLFVNRFGRRNSMLMANVLALIAALLMGFSKMAASWELLIIGRFVVGLYSGLSTGFVPMYVEEISPTSLRGAMGTLHQLGVVIGILLAQILGIESIMGNDSLWPVLLGFTLLPAIVQSVLLPFCPESPRYLLINCNEESKANNVLVKLRGTDNVNEDMTEMKEESRQMMAEKKVTILEILRSPVYRQPILVAVMLQLSQQLSGINAVFYYSTGIFAKAGVSQPVYATIGAGIVNTAFTVVSLFVVERVGRRPLHLTGLMGMAISAVALTLAMALLDQYSWMSYVSIVAILSFVAFFEIGPGPIPWFIVAELFSQGPRPAAFAVAGFSNWSANFAVGMSFPYIEQLCGPYVFIIFTVFLLGFFIFTYFKVPETKGRTFDEISAGFRQSTGRSANKYSAAEEFNTLRDDPDL